In Nicotiana tabacum cultivar K326 chromosome 17, ASM71507v2, whole genome shotgun sequence, one DNA window encodes the following:
- the LOC107783516 gene encoding chitin elicitor receptor kinase 1-like, whose protein sequence is MIITMSIRAVKTITLTLQLSLGFFLFIFINGEAKCGNGCDMALASYHTWPGANLTYISHIFNRTIPDILKYNPEITSQDSITSDTRINVPFSCDCLNGDFLGHTFVYKTVFGDTYKKVATMVFANLTTEYWLKRVNTYDPINIPDYAMINVTVNCSCGDRDVSDDYGLFATYPLRRGENLSTAAMASGVPAELLEKFNPGLDFGSGSGIVFVPARDAYGKFPSLKTSSKGISRGAIAGIIVAAIFGATFFAVCLYFVFYRSKQIEEESFLQGSSDEHFNEHFRPPKLEKITESGPLFGVISPRPTGITVDKSVEFSYEELAKATNNFSMENKIGQGGFGLVFYGMLKGERAAIKKMDMQASKEFFAELKVLTHVHHLNLVRLIGYCVEGSLFLVYEYIENGNLGEHLRGSGRNPLSWSTRVQIALDAARGLEYIHEHTVPLYIHRDIKSANILIDKDFRAKVADFGLTKLTEFGSTSLHTRLVGTFGYMPPEYAQYGDVSPKVDVYAFGVVLYELISAKEAIVKTNEVITESKGLVALFEDVLNQNGAREGLRKVVDPKLGDDYPLDSVCKVAQLAKACTHENPQLRPSMRSIVVALMTLSSSTEDWDIGSFYENQGLVHLMTGR, encoded by the exons ATGATCATAACAATGAGCATTAGAGCTGTAAAAACCATAACACTTACTCTGCAGCTTAGTCTTGGtttttttctcttcatttttattAATGGTGAAGCCAAGTGTGGAAATGGTTGTGACATGGCTTTGGCTTCGTACCATACTTGGCCAGGAGCTAATTTGACTTACATTAGTCACATATTCAACCGAACAATCCCAGATATTCTAAAATACAATCCTGAAATTACAAGCCAAGATAGTATCACTAGTGATACGAGGATTAATGTCCCATTTTCTTGTGATTGTTTAAATGGTGATTTTTTGGGACATACTTTTGTTTATAAAACAGTGTTTGGTGATACGTACAAAAAAGTTGCCACTATGGTCTTTGCAAATCTTACAACGGAGTATTGGCTCAAACGGGTCAACACGTATGACCCGATCAACATACCGGATTATGCCATGATCAATGTGACAGTGAATTGCTCGTGTGGCGATAGAGACGTGTCCGACGATTATGGGTTGTTCGCCACGTACCCTCTTCGTCGGGGAGAGAACTTGTCAACGGCGGCCATGGCGTCGGGTGTGCCGGCTGAGTTGCTGGAGAAGTTCAATccgggtttggattttggttccgggTCAGGAATAGTGTTTGTGCCGGCTAGAG ATGCATATGGAAAATTTCCATCATTGAAGACAAG TTCAAAAG GAATCTCACGTGGAGCCATTGCTGGTATAATAGTGGCAGCTATTTTTGGGGCTACTTTCTTTGCAGTTTGcctttattttgtattttatagGAGCAAGCAAATAGAGGAGGAATCATTTCTCCAAGGATCATCTGATGAACACTTTAATGAGCACTTTc GTCCTCCAAAATTGGAGAAAATTACAGAATCAGGTCCTTTATTTGGTGTTATTTCTCCAAGGCCAACAGGGATCACAGTGGATAAATCGGTGGAATTTTCATATGAGGAACTTGCTAAGGCTACAAATAACTTCAGCATGGAAAATAAGATTGGTCAAGGCGGCTTTGGATTAGTCTTTTATGGAATGTTAAAAGGCGAG AGAGCAGCAATTAAGAAAATGGATATGCAAGCATCGAAAGAATTCTTCGCCGAGTTGAAAGTCTTAACGCACGTTCATCACTTGAACTTG GTACGCTTAATTGGATATTGTGTTGAAGGGTCTTTATTCTTAGTTTACGAATACATTGAAAATGGAAACCTTGGCGAACACTTGCGCGGATCGG GCCGGAATCCATTGTCGTGGTCTACCAGGGTACAAATTGCTCTTGATGCAGCTAGAGGACTCGAATATATCCATGAGCATACTGTTCCTTTATATATCCACCGTGATATTAAATCTGCTAATATTCTGATTGACAAAGACTTCCGTGCAAAG gtagCCGACTTTGGACTTACAAAGCTAACTGAATTTGGAAGCACCTCTTTGCATACTCGGCTTGTGGGTACTTTTGGTTACATGCCTCCAGA GTACGCTCAGTATGGTGACGTTTCCCCGAAAGTTGATGTCTATGCTTTTGGAGTAGTGCTTTATGAACTAATATCTGCTAAAGAAGCTATTGTCAAGACGAATGAAGTTATAACTGAATCAAAGGGGCTTGTTGCTTTG TTTGAGGATGTTCTTAACCAGAATGGTGCTAGAGAAGGGTTACGCAAAGTGGTTGATCCCAAACTAGGAGATGACTATCCGCTAGATTCAGTCTGCAAG GTTGCTCAGCTTGCCAAGGCTTGCACACATGAAAATCCTCAGTTGAGACCTAGCATGAGGTCCATAGTTGTAGCTTTAATGACTCTATCATCCTCAACTGAGGATTGGGATATTGGTTCCTTTTATGAAAACCAAGGGCTTGTCCATCTCATGACAGGAAGGTAG
- the LOC142171598 gene encoding uncharacterized protein LOC142171598, with the protein MDDSFRVRVDKVFGSLTSTAPSSNLSSLWCLTDDEIHKREWDRDSPSRELLDFDSKPCPPHIDGFFAKPHLQTLDFPKQLQSDLEELSDGQEEPDADEPDIRSCIGLDSTLDYEEEEDEFDKVAVGREKQQPSDRLYLRDVSDYGIPTDTYNELPLTLEEVERDPRANHLAAKLRLQEDAAEAALREAHFTSMPPPKVFRFNEDSNLPPDSSVPDYIRNPSKYTCYALDASDNMDEASNRKAYMDFFSLMKKRAQLEDDSATNFQKFPTFNPRMKQQEPAGPSTKQPAKAEQMQVRKAIPLSIIAVESDNAQVSALEEDEWYNASHRARPGSLQKHSRRYRTRAIMDIDDHSA; encoded by the coding sequence ATGGATGACAGCTTCAGAGTACGGGTGGACAAGGTCTTCGGCTCTCTGACTTCGACGGCCCCCTCCTCCAATTTGAGTTCTCTCTGGTGTTTAACCGACGACGAGATTCACAAAAGGGAATGGGACAGGGATAGCCCCTCCCGAGAACTACTCGACTTTGATTCCAAACCCTGCCCTCCTCATATTGACGGCTTCTTCGCTAAGCCCCACCTGCAAACCCTAGATTTCCCCAAACAGCTCCAGTCCGATCTGGAAGAGCTCAGTGACGGCCAAGAAGAACCAGATGCTGATGAACCGGATATCCGGTCCTGCATTGGTTTAGATTCCACTCTCGATTATGAGGAGGAAGAGGACGAATTTGACAAAGTGGCCGTCGGTAGGGAGAAGCAGCAGCCTAGTGACCGCTTGTACTTGCGGGACGTCTCCGACTACGGAATTCCTACGGATACCTACAATGAGCTTCCTCTTACACTTGAGGAAGTTGAGAGAGATCCTCGCGCTAATCACCTGGCCGCCAAGCTCAGGCTCCAGGAAGATGCTGCTGAGGCCGCCCTCAGAGAAGCTCATTTCACTTCCATGCCACCTCCTAAAGTGTTCAGGTTCAACGAAGATTCTAATTTGCCCCCGGATTCGTCCGTTCCAGATTATATAAGGAATCCGTCCAAGTATACTTGCTATGCGCTTGATGCCTCAGATAATATGGATGAAGCATCCAACCGGAAAGCCTACATGGACTTCTTCAGTCTCATGAAGAAGCGAGCACAGCTGGAGGATGATAGCGCCACTAATTTCCAGAAATTTCCTACATTTAACCCGAGAATGAAGCAGCAGGAGCCTGCTGGCCCCTCCACCAAGCAGCCCGCTAAGGCAGAACAAATGCAAGTGAGAAAAGCAATTCCCCTTAGCATTATTGCCGTGGAATCTGATAATGCTCAAGTCTCTGCATTGGAAGAAGATGAGTGGTATAATGCATCCCACAGAGCTAGACCTGGAAGTTTGCAGAAGCACAGCAGACGCTATAGAACTAGGGCCATTATGGACATTGACGACCACAGTGCTTGA